The following nucleotide sequence is from Candidatus Obscuribacterales bacterium.
ATCATGGGGTAGCGTCTGACTCGATCAACAACAGCACTGCGAAGTTCTCGCAAACCAGCAGGGTAGCACCCATGAACGCAGCAGAGGGGTTCTCAGACGCCCTCGCCAATTCACGGTCGCGATCCTAGATTGTAGCTTGAAACCGCTTCATTACAGAATATGAGTGGGGACTGAATACCGATTCATCGTTCCTTCGTTCTAGCTCTGGAGTGATGAACCACGCCCCCAGGCAGGTCGCCCAGCACTACTTGTGAGGGCGATCGCTCGTCCTTAGGCATGGAGTCGCGATCGCCCTCTCGTGATTGGGTGGATTTTAAAGATCGCCGCGGATGTCTTCCACGACCCCATCCCGCATCAGGATCTCCACCTGCATCTTACGGATGAGGTTGTCGCCCTTCTCAATACGGAAGAAACTTTCAATTTGTCCTTGACCAACTTCTTGATCCATTTCTAGGAGCTGCACCTGTTGAAGCTGCTGTAGGGTTTGGTTTTTCTTCTCCAGCAACTGGCTTTTCTTTTGGTTGACTTGAGTTTGAATACTGCCGATTTGTTGGCTCATGGCGGGATCATCGGATTGCCCACTTTGTTTCTGAACCTCCGTCACCATCCGCTGTCCTTGGGCCTCAAGCTGCTGAAGCTGACCATCGAGTTGGTTGATTTGGGTTTGCAACTGTTGTTGAACTTCTTCTTTCCAACGGGGGGTCACAACAACTTTGATGTTGATCAGCCGTTTCAGTAATAGGTGTGATTGTGAAGCTTCCATGGGCAACTGCTTAGAAATCTTGGGAGTAACTTGAGTTTAAGACGGATGCACCGACCCTAGCACGGGTGCTCACCAATAGCGGTAGCTGCGTGCTGAATGACAGCCCTGCAATGTCCGTCATCAGCCTGCATCCCGCTGGCGGGAGCAGAATTGAAAGGGAACATCATGACATTGATCGCAGCCTGACGTGCGATTTAGCCTTCATCTCAGGGACGATAGCTTTAGGATCATCTGTTGGGCGATCGCATCATGCCTAGCGATGGATGAAAATTGGTCAAACATCCCGTTGATCATACCGCGATCGCGTCCCTAAAACGGCCGACAATTGCTGCCTGGAGGATTTCGACGCAATCTTATGGGATTCGGTTGCCTGGGTCTTGAACCAACTGCCTAACTCTCGAACATATTGTCAATTAACGACTGATAGCGATCGTAGACGACAGGACGACGAATCTTCAGCGTTTGAGTCATCATGCCGTTATCCATAGAAAACGGTTCCAGAATCAGCCGGAAGGGACCAATGCGATCGTTGGCTTGGTAGTTGGGCCGATCTTGCACATGATGAGTTAACTCTTGGCGATACAGGCTTTGAATCATCCCATCCTCCATAGACAGGGGCGATCGCCCTGGTTGG
It contains:
- a CDS encoding YlqD family protein, which codes for MEASQSHLLLKRLINIKVVVTPRWKEEVQQQLQTQINQLDGQLQQLEAQGQRMVTEVQKQSGQSDDPAMSQQIGSIQTQVNQKKSQLLEKKNQTLQQLQQVQLLEMDQEVGQGQIESFFRIEKGDNLIRKMQVEILMRDGVVEDIRGDL